TTGACACTTTTGTAATAGATACCCGCACCAAAAATTACAAGCAATACTAGAATCACACCTAATACTTTCAATATTTTAATGGCAATTTTTTTCATGACTTTATTTATTGTGTTATAATGACACAATATTACGGCAAAAGAAGAAAATAACCAAGTGAAATCGTATAAAATACGGTGAGAAGAAGCTTATGATTTTTGTCCCAAGGGTTACATCAGGCTTTTTTCCATAATGTAGTCATCCATCACGAAACCATTACCTATATCCTGTACCACTTCACCCCTCTTTTCAAAGCCTATTCGCTGATAGGCACTGATCGAATTTTGGTTAAATCGATTCACGGTTAATTGAACTGAACTGCATCCTTTCCCTTTTGCGCTTTCGAATATGTGATTCATCGCCAGTCTGCCGAATCCTTTTCCTCGTTCATTCTTTAATAGATAGATTTTACTCAGGAACAGTGCATTTTGACGTTTTTCATAGGCCAGATATCCAATGGGATCTTCATTCTTGGTGATCATAATATAGGTATAACCATTTTCAATCTGTACCTTCATACTGTCGGTCGATTGAAATTTATCAAGCATATAAACCACTTGTTCCTTGCCAATGATGGGGGTATAGTGCTCATGCCATATCACCTCTGCCATTGTTTCGATCCGGTCGAGGTCATTTTTTTCGGTTACTGAAGTAAACTTAATCATTACACTGTCCTTATTTAAGGGTCCACCCACCATCTATCGTGATGATTTCCCCCGTGATTAATGAGGAAGCCGGTGCGGCCAAAAAAAGAACCACAGAAGCCACCTCTTCCGGCTTCCCGATTCTGCCTAAAGGTATTCTGTCTATTACACTTTGCCTGAATTCTTTGTCTTTCAGCCACGGCTCAGTTCCCGGGGTTTCAATAAAGGTGGGAGCAACCGCGTTAACCTGGATATTGTATCGGGCCCATTCTGAAGCCAGGTTTTTGGTCATATGATTCACTGCTGCTTTACTCATACAGTATACGGATTCATCATCAAGGGTTATTGTTCCTGCCTGGGAACTCATATTGATGATTCTGCCTCCTCCTTGTTTTATCATATGTTTTGCCACCATCTGTGAGGTAAAAAACATTGCTTTCACATTCAGGTTCATGGTTAGATCATAATCAGATTCTGTTACATCCAAAGCCTCATTTGCCGGAGCCACCCCTACATTATTGACCAAAATATCAATCTTGCCAAGATTATCAATGACCTTTTCCACGGCACTTTGGATCTCCTGAACAGTAGATACGTCCATTTGCACTCTTATCACGTTTCTACCCATCAACTTGATCTCAGATTCAAGATCTGAGGCGCTATTGACATCTCTAAGCCCCAAAGCAATTTCAGCACCTCCTTTGGCCAAGGCTAGGGCACAGGCTCTTCCTAAACCTTTCGCGGCCCCCGTTATCAAAGCAACCTTTCCTTTTACACCGTACGTTGTTGACTCATTATACTCCATGTTCCTTCATTTGATTAATGATCTGGTTTATTTTCTGATTCAGTGATTAAAATTCGGTTAAATTCTTGAATTATCCCTGCCAAATTATTCTTTAATTAATTCTTTTTTCAAAAAATAACCTAAATTTGTCTTACTATTTATTTCGCTAAATACGATTATCTGTTACCATAGAGAAAAACTTTTGTCATGAAAAGAGTTATCGTAGACTATAAAAAACTGAATCACGACATTCTGGAATTGTTGGTTGAACGATTTCCTAATGGATATGATGATTTAGACATTGTTACTTTCAGGAATGCCAATTATGAATTGATTGAAGCAGTAGAAGTCAGAACTGAAGACACCATCTATCTGGTCAAGATCAGCAAGCATGTGGCGGACAGTATGGAAAAATTTGGTGTGACCTCTGAAATTGAAGAGGAAAGTGAAGCGGAAAAAGAAGAGGATGACAAAATCCTTTCGAGTAGTCAAGAGGACGATGATGAATAAAGTATAACCGGGTCATTTTAAAGAATGACCCGGATCTGTTTTAGATCACAACCTCACTTATTTGAACAATGGGTTCAATATTGGTAAAATTGGGCAGATCACCCATAATTTTATCCGCGTTAGGTCCGAAGGAATTCTGAAAGGATT
This DNA window, taken from Lutimonas zeaxanthinifaciens, encodes the following:
- a CDS encoding GNAT family N-acetyltransferase; this translates as MIKFTSVTEKNDLDRIETMAEVIWHEHYTPIIGKEQVVYMLDKFQSTDSMKVQIENGYTYIMITKNEDPIGYLAYEKRQNALFLSKIYLLKNERGKGFGRLAMNHIFESAKGKGCSSVQLTVNRFNQNSISAYQRIGFEKRGEVVQDIGNGFVMDDYIMEKSLM
- a CDS encoding SDR family NAD(P)-dependent oxidoreductase, producing the protein MEYNESTTYGVKGKVALITGAAKGLGRACALALAKGGAEIALGLRDVNSASDLESEIKLMGRNVIRVQMDVSTVQEIQSAVEKVIDNLGKIDILVNNVGVAPANEALDVTESDYDLTMNLNVKAMFFTSQMVAKHMIKQGGGRIINMSSQAGTITLDDESVYCMSKAAVNHMTKNLASEWARYNIQVNAVAPTFIETPGTEPWLKDKEFRQSVIDRIPLGRIGKPEEVASVVLFLAAPASSLITGEIITIDGGWTLK